In Acidovorax sp. 106, the following proteins share a genomic window:
- the nhaR gene encoding transcriptional activator NhaR, producing MNFKHLRYFWTAAKAGGVMRAGEQLHTTPQTLSGQINQLEEWLGHELFRKRGRGLELTNEGRIALGYAEQIFALSDELEKSIRLPRGHSKPLEFKVGVADSVAKSVAYHLLEPALGMKEQVHMTCHEGKFPELLAQLSIHRLDLLLADEPASKKIGVKAFNHALGSSSMSFFCAPALKNELQGPFPQCLHGAPMLIQGPQSSVRQQLDHWLNKHHLQPRIVGEFDDSALMNAFGREGRGIFTSPTVLEQETQTQFGVEAIGRSSELVEEFFAISVERRISHPCVVAITESARSDLFGH from the coding sequence ATGAACTTCAAACACCTCCGATACTTCTGGACCGCCGCCAAGGCCGGGGGCGTCATGCGCGCTGGCGAACAATTGCACACCACCCCCCAAACGCTGTCCGGGCAGATCAATCAACTGGAAGAATGGCTGGGACATGAGCTGTTTCGCAAACGCGGCCGGGGCTTGGAGCTGACCAACGAGGGGCGCATTGCCTTGGGCTATGCGGAACAGATTTTTGCGCTGAGCGATGAGTTGGAAAAGTCCATTCGCCTGCCCCGGGGGCACTCTAAACCTCTGGAGTTCAAGGTGGGTGTGGCAGATTCGGTCGCAAAATCCGTCGCTTACCACCTGCTGGAGCCCGCGCTGGGCATGAAGGAGCAGGTGCACATGACCTGCCACGAAGGCAAATTCCCCGAGCTGCTCGCCCAGCTCAGCATCCATCGGCTGGACCTGCTGCTGGCCGATGAACCAGCCTCCAAGAAAATTGGGGTCAAGGCCTTCAACCATGCACTGGGGTCGTCCAGCATGAGTTTCTTCTGCGCACCAGCACTCAAAAACGAGCTGCAGGGGCCATTTCCGCAGTGCCTGCATGGCGCCCCCATGCTTATCCAAGGGCCGCAATCTTCAGTGCGGCAACAGTTGGATCATTGGCTGAACAAGCACCACCTGCAGCCACGCATCGTGGGCGAATTTGACGATAGTGCGCTCATGAATGCTTTTGGGAGAGAAGGACGGGGCATCTTCACGTCACCCACGGTGCTCGAACAAGAGACCCAGACCCAATTTGGCGTGGAGGCCATTGGCCGCTCCAGCGAATTGGTGGAGGAATTTTTTGCGATCTCCGTGGAGCGCCGCATCAGCCACCCCTGTGTCGTGGCCATCACGGAGTCGGCCAGGTCAGACTTGTTTGGTCACTGA
- the rplQ gene encoding 50S ribosomal protein L17: MRHGHGLRKLNRTSSHRLAMLQNMMNSLIEHEAIKTTVPKAKELRRVIEPMITLAKVDTVANRRLAFNRLRDRDSVTKLFNDLGPRFNARPGGYTRILKMGFRVGDNAPMALVELVDRGNTAETENSSAAAE; encoded by the coding sequence ATGCGTCACGGACACGGACTTCGTAAACTCAATCGCACCAGCTCGCACCGTCTGGCGATGCTGCAGAACATGATGAACTCGCTCATCGAGCACGAGGCCATCAAGACCACAGTGCCCAAGGCTAAGGAACTGCGCCGTGTGATCGAACCCATGATCACTTTGGCCAAGGTCGACACTGTCGCTAACCGCCGTCTGGCATTCAACCGTTTGCGTGACCGCGACAGCGTGACAAAGCTGTTCAACGACCTGGGCCCTCGCTTCAATGCGCGTCCTGGTGGTTACACCCGTATTCTGAAGATGGGTTTCCGCGTGGGCGACAACGCACCTATGGCTCTGGTGGAGTTGGTTGACCGCGGAAATACTGCAGAAACTGAAAATTCTTCGGCAGCAGCTGAATAA
- the rpoA gene encoding DNA-directed RNA polymerase subunit alpha codes for MQTNLLKPKAINVEQLGHNRAKVALEPFERGYGHTLGNAIRRVLLSSMVGYAATEVTIAGVLHEYSSIDGVQEDVVNILLNLKGVVFKLHNRDEVTLSLRKDGEGVVTARDIQTPHDVEIVNPDHVIAHLSQGGKLDMQIKVEKGRGYVPGSMRRYADEATKSIGRIVLDASFSPVKRVSYTVESARVEQRTDLDKLVVEIETNGAITAEDAVRASAKILVEQLAVFAQLEGGELTAFETPSGPRGGATFDPILLRPVDELELTVRSANCLKAENIYYIGDLIQRTENELLKTPNLGRKSLNEIKEVLASRGLTLGMKLENWPPAGLDKR; via the coding sequence ATGCAAACCAATTTGCTGAAACCCAAGGCGATCAATGTTGAGCAGCTTGGCCACAATCGTGCCAAGGTGGCTTTGGAGCCGTTCGAGCGTGGCTATGGCCATACGCTGGGCAATGCCATTCGACGCGTTCTGCTTTCGTCTATGGTGGGTTACGCAGCGACTGAAGTGACCATTGCTGGCGTGCTTCACGAGTACTCGTCGATCGACGGTGTGCAAGAAGATGTGGTGAACATTCTCTTGAACCTGAAGGGCGTGGTCTTCAAGCTCCACAACCGCGATGAAGTCACACTGAGCCTGCGCAAGGATGGTGAAGGCGTAGTGACTGCCCGTGACATTCAGACGCCCCATGACGTGGAAATCGTCAACCCTGATCATGTGATTGCACACCTGTCGCAAGGCGGCAAGCTGGACATGCAGATCAAGGTGGAAAAAGGCCGTGGTTATGTGCCCGGCAGCATGCGTCGTTATGCCGATGAAGCCACCAAATCCATCGGCCGTATTGTTCTGGATGCGTCTTTCTCTCCAGTCAAGCGCGTCAGCTACACCGTGGAAAGCGCTCGTGTAGAGCAGCGTACCGATCTGGACAAGCTGGTGGTTGAAATTGAAACCAACGGCGCCATCACTGCGGAAGATGCGGTGCGTGCATCTGCCAAGATTCTGGTGGAACAACTGGCAGTGTTTGCACAGTTGGAAGGCGGCGAGTTGACCGCTTTTGAAACACCTTCGGGCCCACGTGGTGGCGCGACGTTCGATCCTATCCTGCTGCGCCCTGTGGACGAGCTGGAATTGACCGTGCGTTCTGCCAACTGCCTCAAGGCTGAGAACATCTATTACATCGGTGATCTGATTCAGCGCACCGAAAATGAGTTGCTCAAGACGCCTAACCTGGGCCGCAAGTCGCTCAACGAAATCAAGGAAGTCTTGGCTTCCCGTGGTCTCACCCTGGGTATGAAGCTTGAAAACTGGCCGCCTGCTGGCCTGGACAAGCGTTAA
- the rpsD gene encoding 30S ribosomal protein S4 produces the protein MARYLGPKAKLSRREGTDLFLKSARRSIADKSKFDSKPGQHGRTSGARTSDYGLQLREKQKVKRMYGILEKQFRRYFEAADGKKGNTGANLLFLLESRLDNVVYRMGFGSTRAEARQLVSHKAITVNGQSVNIPSYLVKVGDVVAVREKSKKQSRITEALQLAAQVGMPAWVDVNADKAEGVFKKVPDRDEFGADINESLIVELYSR, from the coding sequence GTGGCACGTTACCTCGGCCCCAAGGCCAAACTCTCCCGCCGTGAAGGCACTGACCTGTTTCTGAAGAGCGCTCGCCGCTCGATCGCTGACAAGTCCAAGTTCGACTCCAAGCCTGGTCAGCACGGCCGCACTTCCGGTGCCCGTACTTCCGACTACGGTCTGCAACTGCGCGAAAAGCAAAAAGTCAAGCGCATGTACGGCATCCTGGAAAAGCAATTCCGCCGCTACTTTGAAGCTGCTGACGGCAAGAAGGGCAACACTGGCGCGAACCTGCTGTTCCTGTTGGAGTCCCGTCTGGACAACGTCGTGTACCGCATGGGCTTCGGCTCCACGCGTGCAGAAGCCCGTCAGCTGGTTTCACACAAGGCGATCACTGTGAACGGCCAATCGGTCAACATCCCTTCGTACCTTGTGAAGGTGGGTGATGTGGTTGCTGTGCGTGAAAAGTCCAAGAAGCAATCCCGTATCACTGAAGCTCTGCAACTGGCAGCCCAGGTAGGCATGCCAGCGTGGGTCGATGTGAATGCCGACAAGGCAGAAGGCGTCTTCAAGAAGGTGCCTGATCGTGATGAGTTCGGTGCAGACATCAACGAATCGCTGATCGTTGAGTTGTACTCGCGCTAA
- the rpsK gene encoding 30S ribosomal protein S11: MAKSPANNAAQRVRKKVRKNVSDGIAHVHASFNNTIITITDRQGNALSWASSGGQGFKGSRKSTPFAAQVASEVAGRAAIDQGIKNLDVEIKGPGPGRESSVRALGALGIRITSISDVTPVPHNGCRPQKRRRI, encoded by the coding sequence ATGGCTAAGTCTCCTGCCAATAACGCAGCTCAACGCGTTCGCAAGAAGGTTCGTAAGAACGTTTCGGATGGCATCGCTCACGTGCATGCATCCTTCAACAACACGATCATCACCATCACCGATCGCCAAGGCAATGCATTGTCTTGGGCCTCGTCCGGTGGTCAAGGTTTCAAGGGCTCCCGCAAGTCCACTCCGTTTGCTGCTCAGGTAGCTTCCGAAGTGGCAGGTCGTGCAGCCATTGACCAAGGCATCAAGAACCTGGATGTTGAAATCAAGGGTCCTGGTCCTGGCCGTGAATCCTCTGTGCGCGCTCTGGGCGCCCTGGGTATTCGCATCACATCGATTTCCGATGTGACGCCTGTGCCGCACAATGGCTGCCGCCCTCAAAAGCGCCGCCGTATCTAA
- the rpsM gene encoding 30S ribosomal protein S13, translated as MARIAGINIPPHKHAEIGLTSIFGIGRTRARKICEATGIAYSKKIKDLTDGDLEKIREQIEQFTIEGDLRRETTMNIKRLMDIGCYRGFRHRRGLPMRGQRTRTNARTRKGPRKGAAALKK; from the coding sequence ATGGCACGTATCGCTGGCATCAATATTCCGCCCCACAAGCATGCGGAAATCGGTCTGACCTCCATTTTTGGTATTGGTCGCACCCGCGCTCGCAAGATTTGCGAAGCAACTGGCATCGCTTATTCCAAAAAGATCAAAGATCTGACGGACGGCGACCTGGAAAAAATTCGCGAGCAAATCGAGCAGTTCACCATTGAAGGTGATCTGCGCCGCGAAACCACCATGAACATCAAGCGCTTGATGGACATTGGCTGCTACCGTGGTTTCCGCCATCGTCGTGGTTTGCCGATGCGTGGTCAGCGTACGCGTACCAACGCCCGTACTCGCAAGGGTCCGCGCAAGGGTGCAGCTGCACTGAAGAAATAA
- the rpmJ gene encoding 50S ribosomal protein L36, with product MRVSASVKKICRNCKIIRRKGVVRVICTDLRHKQRQG from the coding sequence ATGAGAGTTTCGGCTTCGGTCAAAAAAATCTGCCGCAACTGCAAGATCATCCGCCGCAAAGGTGTGGTGCGCGTGATCTGCACGGATCTGCGTCACAAGCAGCGCCAGGGTTGA
- the secY gene encoding preprotein translocase subunit SecY has protein sequence MATSAAQIAKTGKFGDLRRRLVFLLLALVVYRIGAHIPVPGIDPAQLQQLFSGQQGGILNLFNMFSGGALSRFTVFALGIMPYISASIILQLMTYVIPTFEQLKKEGEAGRRKITQYTRAGTLGLALFQSFGIAVALESSAGLVLSPGFGFRMTAVVSLTAGTMFLMWLGEQITERGLGNGISILIFAGIAAGLPSSIGGLLELVGTGAMSAPAAIFIVLVVGLVTYFVVFVERGQRKILVNYARRQVGNKVYGGQASHLPLKLNMAGVIPPIFASSIILLPATVVNWFSAGDSMRWLKDISGALTPGQPIYVMFYAAAIVFFCFFYTALVFNSRETADNLKKSGAFIPGIRPGEQTARYIDKILVRLTLAGAVYITFVCLLPEFLILKYNVPFYFGGTSLLIIVVVTMDFMAQVQNYMMSQQYESLLKKANFKGGSGG, from the coding sequence GTGGCAACTAGCGCAGCTCAAATTGCAAAGACCGGCAAGTTCGGCGATCTCCGTCGCCGTCTGGTTTTTCTGTTGCTTGCGCTGGTCGTGTATCGCATCGGGGCCCATATCCCTGTGCCAGGCATCGATCCAGCCCAACTTCAGCAATTGTTCAGCGGACAACAGGGCGGCATCCTGAACCTGTTCAACATGTTCTCGGGTGGTGCTCTGTCTCGTTTCACGGTCTTCGCGCTGGGGATCATGCCGTACATTTCGGCATCGATCATCCTGCAATTGATGACCTACGTCATTCCTACCTTTGAGCAATTGAAGAAGGAAGGCGAAGCGGGCCGCCGGAAAATCACCCAATATACCCGTGCGGGTACCTTGGGGCTGGCTCTGTTTCAGTCGTTCGGTATTGCTGTGGCATTGGAAAGCTCTGCTGGTCTTGTTCTCAGTCCTGGCTTTGGTTTCCGCATGACAGCCGTGGTCAGCTTGACTGCAGGCACCATGTTTTTGATGTGGTTGGGTGAACAAATTACCGAGCGCGGTTTGGGGAACGGTATCTCGATACTGATCTTCGCAGGCATCGCTGCAGGGCTTCCCAGCTCTATCGGTGGTTTGCTGGAACTGGTTGGTACTGGTGCAATGTCCGCCCCTGCTGCGATTTTTATCGTGTTGGTGGTTGGTCTGGTAACATACTTTGTTGTGTTCGTGGAGCGAGGGCAGCGCAAGATCCTCGTGAACTATGCCCGCCGGCAGGTTGGGAATAAGGTTTACGGTGGTCAGGCTTCGCATTTGCCTCTGAAGTTGAACATGGCTGGTGTGATTCCGCCGATCTTTGCATCGTCGATCATTCTGTTGCCTGCGACAGTGGTGAACTGGTTCAGTGCTGGTGATTCAATGCGCTGGCTGAAGGATATCTCTGGTGCTTTGACCCCTGGTCAACCCATCTATGTGATGTTCTACGCAGCTGCCATTGTTTTCTTCTGCTTCTTTTATACGGCGCTGGTTTTCAACAGCCGTGAAACTGCAGACAACCTGAAAAAGAGCGGTGCCTTTATTCCTGGCATCCGCCCTGGTGAGCAGACTGCCCGCTACATTGACAAGATTCTCGTTCGCTTGACTCTTGCCGGTGCCGTCTACATCACCTTTGTGTGTTTGCTGCCGGAGTTTTTGATTCTTAAGTACAACGTGCCGTTTTATTTCGGTGGTACTTCTCTGCTGATCATTGTGGTTGTGACCATGGACTTCATGGCCCAGGTTCAAAACTACATGATGTCGCAGCAGTATGAGTCTCTGCTCAAGAAGGCAAACTTCAAGGGTGGCAGTGGTGGTTAA
- the rplO gene encoding 50S ribosomal protein L15: MELNSIKPADGAKHAKRRVGRGIGSGLGKTAGRGHKGQKSRSGGYHKVGFEGGQMPLQRRLPKRGFKSHLLKFNAEVTLSALDQLGLPEVDVLALKQAGLIGELAKVVKVIKSGSLTKAVKLTGVGATAGAKAAIEAAGGSVA; this comes from the coding sequence ATGGAACTCAATAGCATCAAGCCCGCAGACGGCGCCAAGCATGCCAAGCGCCGTGTAGGCCGTGGCATCGGCTCCGGTTTGGGCAAGACCGCTGGCCGTGGTCACAAAGGTCAGAAGTCCCGTTCGGGTGGCTATCACAAAGTGGGTTTTGAAGGCGGTCAAATGCCTTTGCAACGCCGTCTGCCCAAGCGCGGTTTCAAGTCCCATTTGCTGAAGTTCAACGCAGAAGTCACGCTGTCTGCTCTGGACCAACTGGGTCTGCCTGAAGTCGACGTTTTGGCTCTGAAGCAAGCCGGTCTGATTGGTGAACTGGCCAAGGTGGTCAAGGTCATCAAGAGCGGTTCTTTGACCAAGGCTGTCAAGCTGACGGGTGTGGGCGCAACGGCTGGTGCCAAGGCAGCGATTGAAGCTGCTGGTGGCTCTGTAGCCTGA
- the rpmD gene encoding 50S ribosomal protein L30, which produces MTTQQTVKIQLVRSPIGTKESHRATVRGLGLRKLNSISELQDTPEVRGMINKISYLVKIV; this is translated from the coding sequence ATGACAACGCAACAAACCGTCAAGATTCAACTGGTGCGCAGCCCGATTGGCACCAAAGAGTCGCACCGCGCCACTGTCCGTGGTCTGGGTCTGCGCAAGCTGAACAGCATCAGCGAATTGCAAGACACGCCCGAAGTGCGCGGCATGATTAACAAGATCAGCTATCTGGTCAAAATCGTCTGA
- the rpsE gene encoding 30S ribosomal protein S5: MAKFQPKVQSEGQDDGLREKMIAVNRVTKVVKGGRILGFAALTVVGDGDGRVGMGKGKSKEVPAAVQKAMEEARRNMVKVSLKNGTIFHNVTGHHGAAVVMMAPAPKGTGIIAGGPMRAVFEVLGVTDIVAKSHGSSNPYNMVRATFDALVNSTTPSNVAAKRGKTVEDIFA, from the coding sequence ATGGCTAAATTTCAACCCAAAGTGCAGAGCGAAGGTCAAGACGACGGTCTGCGCGAAAAAATGATCGCGGTGAACCGCGTGACCAAAGTCGTGAAGGGCGGCCGTATTCTCGGCTTCGCTGCACTGACTGTGGTCGGCGACGGTGATGGCCGCGTTGGCATGGGCAAGGGCAAGTCCAAGGAAGTGCCTGCTGCTGTGCAAAAGGCGATGGAAGAAGCCCGTCGCAACATGGTCAAGGTTTCGCTGAAGAACGGCACCATTTTCCACAATGTGACTGGCCACCATGGCGCTGCTGTTGTGATGATGGCTCCCGCTCCTAAGGGTACCGGCATCATTGCTGGCGGTCCTATGCGCGCAGTCTTCGAAGTGTTGGGTGTGACGGATATCGTGGCAAAGAGCCATGGTTCTTCCAATCCTTACAACATGGTTCGTGCAACGTTTGACGCGCTCGTCAATTCGACCACCCCGTCGAATGTGGCAGCCAAGCGCGGCAAGACAGTCGAAGACATCTTCGCCTGA
- the rplR gene encoding 50S ribosomal protein L18, translating to MLTKKEQRLRRARQTRIRIAQQGVARLTVNRTNLHIYASVISGDGSQVLASASTAEADVRKSLGGSGKGGNAAAAQLIGKRIAEKAKAAGVEKVAFDRAGFAYHGRVKALADAAREAGLQF from the coding sequence ATGTTGACAAAGAAAGAGCAGCGTCTTCGTCGTGCCCGTCAAACACGCATCCGCATTGCCCAGCAAGGCGTGGCCCGTTTGACTGTGAATCGTACGAACCTCCATATCTACGCCAGTGTGATTTCCGGCGACGGCAGCCAGGTGCTGGCCAGCGCTTCCACGGCAGAAGCCGATGTGCGCAAGTCCTTGGGCGGTTCGGGCAAGGGTGGCAATGCCGCTGCAGCCCAACTGATCGGCAAGCGCATCGCTGAAAAGGCGAAGGCAGCAGGCGTTGAGAAGGTTGCATTTGATCGTGCAGGTTTCGCTTATCACGGTCGCGTCAAGGCTTTGGCCGATGCAGCCCGCGAAGCTGGTCTGCAGTTCTAA
- the rplF gene encoding 50S ribosomal protein L6, whose protein sequence is MSRVGKMPVTIPAGVDVSIKDDQISVKGSGGALTLAQNVLVKVSSNDGKLSFEPVNDSREANAMSGTLRQLVNNMVVGVSKGFEKKLSLVGVGYKAAASGSKLNLAVGYSHPVNFEMPAGITVATPTPTEVVVKGADRQRVGQIAAEIRAVRPPEPYKGKGIRYADEKITIKETKKK, encoded by the coding sequence ATGTCCCGAGTAGGAAAAATGCCCGTGACCATCCCCGCTGGTGTGGATGTGTCGATCAAAGATGACCAGATCTCTGTCAAGGGTTCTGGTGGCGCACTGACGCTGGCACAAAACGTGTTGGTCAAAGTGTCCAGCAATGATGGCAAGTTGAGCTTCGAGCCTGTGAATGACTCGCGTGAAGCCAACGCCATGAGCGGTACGCTGCGTCAGCTGGTCAACAACATGGTTGTTGGCGTGAGCAAAGGCTTTGAGAAGAAGCTGAGCTTGGTTGGTGTGGGCTACAAAGCCGCTGCATCCGGTTCCAAGTTGAACCTGGCTGTGGGTTATTCCCATCCTGTCAATTTCGAAATGCCTGCTGGCATTACTGTCGCAACACCTACCCCTACCGAAGTGGTAGTGAAGGGTGCCGACCGTCAGCGCGTGGGTCAAATTGCCGCTGAGATTCGTGCTGTTCGTCCTCCCGAGCCTTACAAGGGCAAGGGCATCCGCTACGCGGATGAGAAGATCACGATCAAAGAGACCAAGAAGAAATAA
- the rpsH gene encoding 30S ribosomal protein S8 — translation MSMSDPIADLLTRIRNAQMVSKATVLVPSSKVKIAIAQVLKDEGYIDGFQVKTEAGKSELEIALKYYAGRPVIERIERVSRPGLRVYKGRDSIPQVMNGLGVAIVTTPKGVMTDRKARATGVGGEVLCYVA, via the coding sequence ATGAGCATGAGTGATCCCATCGCTGACTTGCTGACCCGCATCCGTAATGCACAGATGGTCTCCAAGGCCACGGTTCTGGTGCCTTCTTCCAAAGTGAAGATCGCCATCGCCCAAGTGCTGAAGGACGAAGGTTATATCGACGGCTTCCAAGTGAAAACTGAAGCTGGCAAGTCCGAACTCGAAATCGCCCTGAAGTACTACGCAGGCCGTCCAGTGATTGAGCGCATCGAGCGCGTCAGCCGCCCTGGTCTGCGTGTCTACAAAGGCCGTGATTCCATTCCACAAGTTATGAACGGTCTGGGTGTGGCAATTGTCACGACTCCTAAGGGCGTGATGACTGATCGCAAAGCGCGCGCTACCGGTGTCGGTGGCGAAGTGCTGTGCTACGTGGCCTAA
- the rpsN gene encoding 30S ribosomal protein S14 has protein sequence MAKVALIQRELKREKLAAKYATKYAELKAIAGDAKRSDEEREAARLGLQKLPRNANPTRQRNRCEITGRPRGTFRQFGLARAKIRELAFAGDIPGVTKASW, from the coding sequence ATGGCTAAAGTAGCTTTGATCCAGCGCGAACTGAAGCGCGAAAAACTGGCTGCCAAGTACGCAACCAAGTATGCGGAACTGAAGGCAATTGCTGGCGATGCCAAGCGTAGCGACGAAGAGCGTGAAGCTGCTCGTCTGGGCTTGCAAAAGCTGCCACGCAACGCCAACCCAACGCGTCAGCGCAACCGTTGCGAAATCACCGGCCGCCCTCGCGGTACCTTCCGTCAATTCGGTCTGGCCCGCGCCAAGATCCGTGAACTGGCTTTTGCAGGCGACATCCCCGGTGTCACCAAAGCCAGCTGGTAA
- the rplE gene encoding 50S ribosomal protein L5 has product MARLQEIYRDKVAPELTKQFGYTSPMQVPRLTKITLNMGVSEAVSDKKVMDNAVADLTKIAGQKPVVTKAKKAIAGFKIREGQAIGCMVTLRGVQMYEFLDRFVTVALPRVRDFRGISGRAFDGRGNYNIGVKEQIIFPEIEYDKVDALRGLNISITTTAKTDEEAKALLAGFRFPFKN; this is encoded by the coding sequence ATGGCACGACTGCAAGAAATTTACCGCGACAAAGTCGCCCCCGAGCTGACCAAGCAGTTCGGTTACACCTCGCCCATGCAGGTTCCACGTCTGACCAAAATCACCCTGAACATGGGTGTGAGCGAAGCCGTGTCGGACAAGAAGGTGATGGACAACGCCGTGGCTGACCTGACCAAGATTGCTGGTCAAAAGCCCGTGGTGACCAAGGCCAAGAAAGCTATCGCTGGTTTCAAGATCCGCGAAGGCCAAGCCATTGGTTGCATGGTTACGCTGCGTGGCGTGCAAATGTATGAGTTCCTGGACCGTTTCGTGACCGTGGCTCTGCCCCGCGTTCGTGACTTCCGTGGTATCTCTGGCCGTGCCTTTGATGGCCGTGGCAACTACAACATCGGTGTCAAGGAACAGATCATTTTCCCTGAAATCGAGTACGACAAGGTTGACGCTCTGCGTGGCCTGAACATCAGCATCACCACAACGGCCAAGACCGACGAAGAAGCCAAGGCTCTTCTGGCTGGTTTCCGTTTCCCGTTCAAGAACTGA
- the rplX gene encoding 50S ribosomal protein L24 → MNKIRKGDEVIVLTGRDKGKRGTVSLRKDDSYVVIDGINLVKKHAKPNPMKGTTGGIVEKAMPIHQSNVAIFNAATGKADRVGIKVQADGSRIRVFKSSGAEIKAA, encoded by the coding sequence ATGAACAAGATTCGCAAAGGCGACGAAGTCATCGTGCTGACAGGGCGCGACAAGGGCAAGCGCGGCACAGTGTCGCTGCGCAAAGATGACTCTTATGTGGTCATCGACGGCATTAACCTGGTCAAGAAGCACGCCAAGCCAAACCCCATGAAGGGCACAACTGGCGGCATCGTTGAAAAGGCTATGCCTATCCATCAGTCCAACGTGGCCATCTTCAATGCGGCTACCGGCAAGGCTGATCGCGTGGGTATCAAGGTGCAGGCTGATGGTTCGCGCATTCGCGTGTTCAAGTCCAGCGGCGCTGAAATCAAGGCGGCCTAA
- the rplN gene encoding 50S ribosomal protein L14 — MIQTESRLEVADNTGAKSVLCIKVLGGSKRRYASVGDIIKVSIKEAAPRGRVKKGEVYSAVVVRTAKGIRRGDGSLVKFDGNAAVLLNAKLEPIGTRIFGPVTRELRTEKFMKIVSLAPEVL, encoded by the coding sequence ATGATCCAGACAGAATCTCGGTTAGAGGTTGCCGACAACACCGGCGCTAAGTCCGTCCTTTGCATTAAGGTGCTGGGTGGCTCTAAGCGTCGCTATGCAAGCGTTGGCGACATCATCAAGGTGAGCATCAAAGAAGCCGCTCCACGTGGCCGCGTCAAAAAAGGCGAGGTTTACAGTGCAGTGGTGGTTCGCACGGCGAAGGGTATTCGTCGCGGCGATGGTTCGCTCGTCAAATTCGATGGCAACGCTGCGGTGTTGCTGAATGCAAAGTTGGAGCCTATCGGCACCCGCATCTTTGGACCCGTGACGCGCGAGCTGCGTACCGAAAAGTTCATGAAGATCGTGTCCCTGGCTCCTGAAGTTCTCTAA